In the genome of Pontibacter actiniarum, the window GTGGCTGCTGTCCGGCATGGGCATAAGCAACCAGCACCAGCCCGAAAACACCATTGTACCGAACTGGGTGAAGGCGGTTACGTTTATACTGCTTTACCTGCTCTGCCTGCTGGCCGTGGTAATGGTGGTAAGCAACGCTGTGCCGAGCAAGCACCGCCGCCAGCTGATGCGCTGGGTTTACCTGGCCCTGCTTGGCATGCTGGTGATGCTGGTGTTCCTGTTCTAAAAAGAGAGTATAACTTTGTATATTGTAAGTATGATGAAGAGCAAAAACGTACTACCGCTACTGCTGTGCCTCCTGCTTGGCTTCTCGGCCGCGGGCCAGACAGGCAACGGCCAGGGCCGCTACTTTGTGCAGCTGCAGAACGGCCAGATAATATACGCCAACAAACTACAGTACAAGTCACCGATCTTTAAGTCGAACCACTTCCTGCTCGACGACTCGCTGAAGTATAACCCCAGCGCCGTGGCTGTTTTCCAGAACGAAGACGGCTTCTTCGCCCGCGTGGATGCAGGCAACAGCTACGACTCCTTCGCCAAGCGCATCACCGACGGCCCCCGCATCGACAGGTTCTATACTTCCCGCACCACCTACGACTATGGCTACGGCTATTCTCCGTACGGCTACGGCGGGCCACGCACCAGCCGCAAGCGGATCTACTTTTTCTCTAAAGACAACGGCCCCCTCTACCTCATGGATTTCGACAACCTGGAGATGGCCCTCTCAGACAACGCCTCCAGCATGGCCCTGCTCAGCCGCTACAAAAAAGACAAGCTGATTAACACGGGCGTGTCTATTTTAGGAGCCGGCTTGCTGGCAGTGGGAGCCGTCAAGTCCATCAACGATTCGCAGGAGGTGAACGGCAGCACCGAGCTAAACGTGTCCCCGCTCATGTATGCCGGCGCAGGCGTGCTGGGAGCGCAGCTTGTAATCAACCTCTTCCGGAAAGACAAGCTGGCGCAGGCCGTGGAAGTATACAACTACCAACTGAAACAGTAAAGGCACCAGCTCCTGTCACCGTGGCATGTTTACCGCAACAGCTGGCGTTTTATAGCCACTGCCGGTGTACAACCGCGCTGATTATGCTTAACTTTGGGTAGAGCGCCCTAAACTTCTCATAAGATGCAAAACCTACTGCTGCTGCACGGTGCCCTCGGCTCCGCCGCCATGCTGAAGCCGCTACAGGAGGCCCTTCAGAATAATTTCAGCGTGTACACCCTGGACTTCTCGGGCCACGGCGGAAAGCCGCTGCCACAGGAGCCGTTCCGAATGGAGCTTTTTGTGCAGGACATCCTGCACTTCCTGGAACAGCAACAGCTAAGTAGCACGCATGTGTTCGGCTATAGTATGGGCGGATATGCTGCCCTGAGCCTGGCACTGCAACACCCGGAGCGCATCCGCAGCGTTTACACCCTGGCCACAAAATTTGCCTGGTCTGCCGAGGCGGCCGAAAAGGAAACAAAGCTTCTGAACCCGGACAAGGTTGCGGAGAAGGTGCCGCAGTTTGCCGCTGCGCTCGCACAGCGCCACGCCCCGCAAGACTGGCGGCAGGTAATGCAGCACACGGCAGCGATGATGCGCCAGCTCGGCCAGCACCCGACCCTCACTCCGGAGTCCCTCCCGCAGCTTCAGGTGCCCGTGCAGGTGGCCGTTGGCGACCGCGACACCATGGTGACGGTGGAGGAGACGCTGTGGGCTTACCGCTTGTTGCCTAACGCCCAACTACAGGTACTGCCCAACACCCGCCACCCGTTTGAGACGCTCTCCATCCAAAACTTAACGCAACACATCAGGCAATTCATCGGGCAGGTTTCCGTTGAGCCTACAGAAATACCTTAACCTATGCTTACTTTTTTACCTTTACCGCGCTACACCTCCTTCTCCCGTACGTTAAAAGGCACTGTAGCCGCCGCCATAGCTGCGGTTTGCCTTAGTTCCTGCGCCAGCTCTGCCCCTGCTTTCGGGGAGAAGGGCTACACCGAGCAAGGCAAAGCCTCCTACTACGCGCGCAAGTTCCAGGGCCGGAAAATGGCCAACGGCGACCGCTACCGCCGCGGCAAGCTAACGGCAGCCCACAAGACGCTTCCTTTTGGCACAAAGGTAAAGGTCACGAACCTGCAAACGAAGGAAACCGTGAAGGTGAAGATTACCGACCGCGGGCCTTTTGTGAGCGGCCGTGTTGTGGACCTGTCGGAAGCGGCGGCGAAGCGGGTAGGCATGCTCAAGGCCGGCGTGGTGCCCGTGCGGGTGAAGGTGGTAAAGGCCGCGAGCACCAAATAAGGAGCAGGTGTTGCAACAACAACTAACTCCCACACAGTCAGCAGGGTAAGTTCACTATCGCAAAAACGCTATTCTCTAAAATATCCTAGCTTATTCTTGATATTCATCAATTCTATTTATAGATTTGGGCATGGATAAAGTTTGGGGACAAGTGCGCGAACTATTGCCAATGGCAGCCATTGTGCTGCTATGCCTGTTCGTTATGCCCGTTGCCCAGGCATCCAACAGCAACACCACGCCAGCCAACGCCACTGTTGCGCAACAGTCTGCCGAACAGCAGAACGAGGACAAGGCCACAAAAGCCAAGCCTAAGACGGCCATCAAGCCGCGCGAGAAATCCGTGCTGGACACGGACGTGCTGGAGAGCCCTGTGGCTTACTTCCGCGACGCCTTCAGCTCTGAGGAAGACGGAACCGGCAGCACTGCGCCAAAGTCCGGCGTTGTCATGATCACGCTAAAGGCCCTGATCGCCACCCTGCTTTCCACTGTAATGTAGGGTTACTTCCCCGTTTGTTGCTGGCTACCCCTCCGAGGCCGGCACTTTTCATTTTCTCTTCTTCACAGGCACGGCAAAAGCGGCAGCGCTTCGCCAAACAAAACGCTCCTCGCCTTTAACTTCAAGAGGCCTCGGCAGCACAGCACCTTACCTTTTTCAGTAGCTCTTCGGTTACAGGCAGCAGCGGCAATCCTGCAGCAGCTTTTCGGTGCCTTTGCGAATGGCTTTTTGTAGCGCCATCTCTACGGAAGCATAGTTCGTTCTTTTTTCACCTCCCTCGCTGTCTGTGCGGGTCAAGGGCTCTATCTTCGTTACCGTGTTCAGCGTGTAGATCTGCTCCTGACGCTGCGGGTCGTAGAGCAGGAACTGCAACGTTACCTGTGTTACGTCCCCCGCCAACTGGTAACTATCCCCGTACGCCTGGCGCTCGTGTGCCGAAACATAGTTGTAGCCATTGGCTTCACGCTTCCCCAGCAGGTTAACCTGCATCACGAAATCATACCCCAGT includes:
- a CDS encoding alpha/beta fold hydrolase, yielding MQNLLLLHGALGSAAMLKPLQEALQNNFSVYTLDFSGHGGKPLPQEPFRMELFVQDILHFLEQQQLSSTHVFGYSMGGYAALSLALQHPERIRSVYTLATKFAWSAEAAEKETKLLNPDKVAEKVPQFAAALAQRHAPQDWRQVMQHTAAMMRQLGQHPTLTPESLPQLQVPVQVAVGDRDTMVTVEETLWAYRLLPNAQLQVLPNTRHPFETLSIQNLTQHIRQFIGQVSVEPTEIP
- a CDS encoding septal ring lytic transglycosylase RlpA family protein, producing the protein MLTFLPLPRYTSFSRTLKGTVAAAIAAVCLSSCASSAPAFGEKGYTEQGKASYYARKFQGRKMANGDRYRRGKLTAAHKTLPFGTKVKVTNLQTKETVKVKITDRGPFVSGRVVDLSEAAAKRVGMLKAGVVPVRVKVVKAASTK